Proteins encoded by one window of Candidatus Obscuribacter sp.:
- a CDS encoding ATP-binding protein produces MEVSAAAIIKAFDSVNRGNGQLIMMVGLPASGKSTISDALVAAGWVRLNKDTLRKELYGDEAIQGDVKEVNRLYYQRLEEALVARKRIVVDNINLNYFFRKGTIERARLEGYRDISNVVLKVPVEECIRRNAGRERKVPDEVIRAHAATLYGGGMPTPSEGRVLVLEPGSGRFRFRVRRVRAPVFKPLAVKKS; encoded by the coding sequence ATGGAAGTCTCGGCTGCAGCAATCATAAAAGCCTTTGACAGTGTCAACCGTGGCAATGGCCAGCTGATCATGATGGTCGGTTTGCCTGCCTCCGGTAAGAGCACCATATCCGATGCCCTTGTGGCGGCTGGATGGGTGCGTCTCAACAAGGACACGCTGCGCAAAGAGCTGTACGGAGACGAGGCCATCCAGGGTGATGTGAAGGAGGTCAATCGCCTTTACTATCAGCGCCTGGAAGAGGCACTCGTGGCGCGCAAGAGGATTGTGGTCGACAACATCAACCTCAATTACTTCTTCCGCAAAGGCACGATTGAGCGTGCTCGCCTTGAGGGCTACCGGGACATCAGCAATGTTGTTCTCAAAGTCCCCGTGGAAGAGTGCATTCGTCGTAACGCTGGTCGTGAGCGCAAGGTGCCCGATGAGGTAATCCGCGCTCATGCCGCGACCCTCTATGGCGGTGGCATGCCCACCCCCAGCGAAGGTCGGGTCTTGGTCCTGGAGCCGGGCAGCGGTCGTTTCCGCTTCCGGGTCCGGCGTGTCAGAGCGCCTGTCTTCAAACCGCTGGCTGTCAAAAAGAGCTAG
- a CDS encoding heavy metal-binding domain-containing protein — protein MTDSTNHEDLPSHAHERLAQMRGRGDKRTLFTSDLSVNEFLLVKEAGFEPVGMVVGSSIYHIGFQQARWTKNEEMQVLTQAMYHARELAMTRMEEEADELGADGVVAVRLKVKHLGWGESLAEFVAIGTAVVASDKSTNWRTNTNKPFTSDLSGQDFWTLMKAGYRPVGMVMGNCVYHVAHQGFGQWFKNVGQNVEMTNFTQALYDARELAMERMQNEAVQLHADGIVGVDIHEGSYAWSDHIIEFFSVGTAIVAMRADHHIPAPQLVLSVND, from the coding sequence ATGACCGACAGTACCAATCACGAAGATCTGCCATCTCATGCCCACGAAAGGCTGGCACAAATGCGCGGTCGCGGTGACAAGCGTACTTTGTTCACTTCAGATCTTTCAGTTAATGAATTTTTGCTTGTTAAAGAAGCAGGCTTTGAGCCAGTAGGCATGGTCGTGGGCTCCTCTATTTATCATATTGGCTTTCAGCAGGCACGCTGGACTAAAAACGAAGAAATGCAGGTCTTGACCCAGGCAATGTATCACGCTCGTGAACTAGCTATGACTCGTATGGAAGAAGAAGCTGATGAACTGGGGGCAGATGGCGTTGTCGCTGTCCGGCTCAAAGTGAAGCACCTGGGTTGGGGCGAGAGTCTGGCTGAATTTGTGGCAATTGGCACAGCTGTTGTTGCCAGTGATAAGAGCACTAACTGGCGCACTAACACCAATAAGCCTTTTACATCGGATCTCTCCGGTCAGGACTTCTGGACTCTGATGAAGGCTGGTTATAGACCGGTTGGTATGGTCATGGGTAACTGTGTCTATCACGTAGCTCACCAGGGCTTTGGTCAATGGTTTAAAAACGTCGGGCAAAACGTCGAAATGACTAACTTTACCCAGGCCCTCTATGATGCCCGTGAGCTGGCTATGGAGCGCATGCAAAACGAGGCTGTGCAGCTCCATGCTGACGGTATCGTGGGAGTTGATATACATGAAGGCAGCTATGCCTGGAGTGATCATATTATTGAGTTTTTCTCGGTCGGTACGGCTATCGTAGCTATGCGCGCTGATCACCATATCCCCGCACCGCAGTTGGTGCTTTCGGTGAACGATTAA
- the mutL gene encoding DNA mismatch repair endonuclease MutL: MPKVLVLPDHIASQIAAGEVVERPSSVVKELVENSLDAGATEIEVTVSADCRDIRIADNGCGMTPEDAVLAFQRHATSKLRSAEDLWSLTTLGFRGEALPSIASISRFTCYSRTHDGAVGSKVESADGHMTASETGCAPGTVMEINELFYNTPARLKFMKKATTEYGHIEEIVQSLAISYPEVAFTLIRDGDVSLRTTGSGNLATAIVQAKFFTGKESVIEVLHQEGLGGRANGIKIKGLLAKPLHFRGDRKGILTIVNRRAVRCPLTYKALDYVYSDLIPRGRYPLAVVTLELDPSVVDVNIHPTKKELKYQSGNEIYITIQRALAATLRQNSMQEAAAYHAARADRAEAEDRAQEQQSFDPHYQNRQASTNSDRPGRSTAVAATQISFRDNLDYKVSPATPVQKPAREAALAAYSADITTGEVQIVDNYDALTQNHNRALVSESATTDAVLTESLPKEALLSEDSVGNGILNGDSSISIIDQDSLSPAYSDNVVSTSHYAAMHGSDNPEAGTRIDHDVDSSTEYSLPAGWRIMGYLHNTWIFFETPEGLEIIEQHIAHERTLYERLLKAQITAGRITEHCQRLVISSPLDLSPEQLETLKVSQEALAKLGFEFVINEDNSAGVMQVPLELARVNYRPVIQRMLDELATVDATNLELEATKSIACQSAIKNGMTLSMRDILKLISDWLATERNDTCPHGRPIRLKFTKTQIFEMFHPA, encoded by the coding sequence ATGCCAAAAGTGCTTGTGCTGCCAGATCATATAGCCAGCCAGATTGCCGCCGGAGAGGTGGTAGAACGTCCTTCGTCCGTGGTCAAGGAACTAGTCGAAAACTCTCTTGATGCTGGCGCCACCGAGATAGAAGTAACAGTCTCAGCCGACTGCCGCGACATCCGTATTGCTGACAATGGCTGCGGCATGACACCAGAAGACGCTGTACTGGCCTTTCAGCGCCATGCCACTTCCAAATTGCGCTCGGCCGAGGATCTCTGGTCATTGACCACACTTGGCTTTAGAGGCGAAGCACTGCCATCGATTGCCTCTATCTCCAGATTTACTTGCTACAGTCGCACCCACGACGGCGCTGTTGGCAGCAAAGTCGAAAGCGCAGACGGTCATATGACTGCCTCAGAAACTGGATGCGCGCCAGGCACAGTGATGGAAATCAACGAGCTGTTTTACAACACCCCAGCTCGTCTCAAGTTTATGAAGAAGGCCACAACTGAATACGGCCACATCGAAGAAATCGTCCAGAGCCTGGCAATTAGCTATCCCGAAGTAGCTTTTACACTGATACGCGATGGCGATGTCAGCCTCCGCACTACTGGTAGTGGCAATCTCGCCACAGCAATAGTACAAGCCAAATTTTTTACCGGCAAAGAAAGCGTCATCGAAGTACTGCATCAAGAAGGTCTGGGCGGCAGAGCCAATGGCATCAAAATCAAAGGCTTGTTGGCTAAGCCGCTGCATTTTAGAGGCGATCGCAAAGGCATTTTGACCATCGTCAACCGCCGCGCGGTGCGCTGCCCGCTCACTTACAAAGCTCTCGACTATGTTTACTCTGACTTAATACCTCGCGGTCGCTATCCCCTGGCTGTAGTCACCCTTGAGCTGGACCCATCAGTAGTGGACGTCAATATCCACCCCACAAAAAAAGAACTCAAATATCAGAGCGGCAACGAGATTTACATCACCATACAACGGGCACTGGCGGCGACACTAAGACAAAACAGCATGCAAGAAGCGGCTGCTTATCATGCCGCCCGTGCAGACAGAGCTGAAGCAGAAGACCGGGCCCAAGAGCAACAGTCATTTGATCCGCACTATCAAAACAGACAAGCCTCAACCAACTCCGATAGACCAGGTCGCAGTACCGCTGTAGCTGCCACACAAATTAGTTTTAGAGACAACCTCGACTACAAAGTATCGCCCGCTACACCGGTGCAAAAACCTGCCAGAGAAGCTGCCTTAGCGGCTTACAGCGCCGACATCACAACCGGCGAAGTACAAATAGTAGACAACTATGACGCGCTCACTCAAAACCACAACCGTGCACTGGTGAGCGAATCAGCCACAACTGATGCCGTTTTGACAGAGAGCCTGCCTAAAGAAGCCTTACTGAGCGAAGACAGCGTTGGCAATGGCATACTCAATGGCGATAGCAGCATCTCTATTATCGACCAGGACAGCCTCTCTCCTGCATACTCAGATAATGTAGTAAGTACAAGCCATTACGCTGCCATGCATGGCTCAGACAATCCAGAGGCCGGCACGAGAATAGATCACGATGTCGACTCCAGTACAGAATATAGCTTGCCTGCCGGTTGGCGCATAATGGGTTATTTGCACAATACCTGGATCTTTTTTGAGACACCAGAAGGTCTGGAAATCATCGAGCAACATATCGCCCATGAGCGCACTCTCTACGAGCGCCTACTAAAAGCACAAATTACAGCTGGGCGCATCACTGAACACTGCCAGAGACTAGTAATATCCAGTCCCCTGGATTTATCACCAGAACAGCTTGAGACCCTCAAAGTATCACAAGAAGCGCTGGCAAAGCTGGGCTTTGAATTTGTCATCAATGAAGATAACAGTGCCGGTGTAATGCAGGTACCACTGGAATTAGCCCGCGTCAACTATCGACCGGTAATACAGCGCATGCTCGATGAGCTTGCCACCGTAGATGCCACCAATCTTGAATTAGAAGCAACCAAATCTATCGCCTGCCAGAGCGCCATCAAAAATGGCATGACCCTCTCCATGCGCGACATCCTCAAATTGATTAGCGATTGGCTCGCCACCGAGCGCAATGACACCTGCCCGCATGGACGCCCAATCAGGCTCAAATTCACCAAGACCCAAATTTTTGAAATGTTTCACCCGGCCTGA
- a CDS encoding amidohydrolase, with the protein MSAKITPELDKTPQTYVLAQKFATQLSTWRRHIHQHPELSFEENKTGDYVASELTKMGYQVKSRVGGAGVIAEIGSGKAIGIRADMDGLPIKEDNQADYCSQNPGVMHACGHDAHTACGLGAAMILAEMHKEGGDKALPGKIRFIFQPAEEATNSDGKSGATLMMDEGAINGLIGVVGLHVFPNLPTGMIGLRSGPFLAACDTFDIKITGRGCHGAMPQEGIDAIVLAAQAVQMIQTIISRRKSALTPCVLTLGGIRSTTYAPNVVAETVELTGTARYFDPAMSEQTRLELERVLNVVTAMGGSYELKYKNDNPPLVNDSELVEAARRAAIAILGANKVMEPGLQMGAEDFSFYCGRTRACFMVLGAEIASDPRSLHTPRFDIDERALPIGAAMLAQSALQFLLDHK; encoded by the coding sequence ATGAGCGCAAAAATTACACCAGAACTAGATAAGACCCCCCAGACCTATGTACTGGCGCAAAAATTTGCCACCCAGCTGAGCACCTGGCGCAGACACATCCACCAGCATCCAGAGTTGAGCTTTGAAGAAAATAAAACAGGCGACTATGTCGCAAGCGAACTCACTAAAATGGGCTATCAGGTCAAAAGTCGAGTGGGTGGAGCCGGTGTAATAGCCGAAATAGGCAGCGGTAAAGCAATCGGCATCAGGGCTGATATGGATGGACTACCTATAAAAGAAGACAATCAAGCTGACTATTGCTCACAAAATCCAGGCGTCATGCATGCCTGCGGTCACGATGCCCATACCGCCTGTGGGCTGGGAGCAGCCATGATCCTGGCTGAAATGCATAAAGAAGGTGGCGACAAAGCCCTGCCTGGCAAGATTCGTTTTATCTTTCAGCCAGCTGAAGAAGCCACCAATAGCGATGGCAAAAGCGGTGCTACATTGATGATGGACGAGGGTGCTATCAATGGGCTAATTGGCGTTGTCGGTCTGCATGTCTTTCCTAATTTGCCCACCGGTATGATAGGACTGCGTAGCGGTCCATTTTTAGCCGCCTGTGATACATTTGACATCAAAATCACTGGCCGCGGCTGCCACGGCGCCATGCCCCAAGAGGGCATTGATGCCATTGTGCTGGCCGCTCAGGCAGTACAGATGATCCAGACCATTATTTCGCGCCGCAAATCGGCTCTCACGCCCTGTGTCCTCACCCTGGGCGGCATACGCAGCACCACTTATGCGCCAAACGTAGTGGCAGAGACCGTTGAACTCACTGGCACAGCAAGATACTTTGACCCAGCTATGTCGGAGCAGACGAGACTGGAGCTAGAGCGTGTACTCAATGTCGTAACTGCTATGGGCGGCTCCTATGAGCTCAAATACAAAAACGATAATCCTCCCCTGGTCAATGACAGTGAGCTTGTAGAGGCAGCACGCCGCGCAGCTATTGCCATACTGGGTGCAAACAAAGTGATGGAGCCAGGCTTACAGATGGGTGCAGAAGACTTTAGTTTTTATTGCGGACGCACCAGAGCATGCTTTATGGTCTTAGGCGCAGAAATAGCCTCAGACCCTCGCTCCCTCCATACTCCCCGCTTTGACATAGACGAAAGAGCCCTGCCCATTGGTGCAGCGATGCTAGCCCAGAGCGCTCTGCAATTTTTGCTCGACCATAAATAG
- a CDS encoding histone deacetylase, which yields MSRKSLLVYSDEYKSDLSVLGTAVSFAQDRGARVLDELKKEFGSDIKQRKPCPVTDKQLALVHTPGYLASLQMPLTWSQIFGTAAPLPDTAETQTLLKKLLSEYKLKAGGTLLAARIALSEGLAANLGAGYHHAYADKGDGFCLINDIAIAIRVLQSLGLVKKVLVIDTDFHQGNGTSKIFEGDDSVYTLDVHSKEGWPYRKEKSSHDVAIKKDEHDLYVERLRRAISKALKSFTPDLVIFVQGADAYEHGQINKGEGFALSLATMKERDELVIDTFKERNIPLALVFAGGYGDKAWLAHYQGVQHLLMRAGALTHRTDL from the coding sequence ATGAGTAGAAAGTCTCTTCTCGTATATTCTGACGAATACAAATCTGATCTGAGCGTCCTGGGTACAGCTGTCAGCTTTGCTCAAGACCGCGGTGCCAGAGTGCTCGACGAGCTTAAGAAGGAATTTGGCAGCGACATCAAACAGCGCAAGCCCTGCCCCGTCACCGACAAACAGCTGGCACTAGTACACACTCCCGGCTATCTGGCCAGCCTGCAAATGCCCCTTACCTGGAGCCAAATTTTTGGCACCGCCGCCCCTCTGCCCGACACCGCCGAGACCCAGACATTGCTCAAAAAGCTTTTGAGTGAATACAAACTCAAAGCTGGAGGCACACTCCTGGCGGCTCGCATTGCCCTCAGTGAAGGTCTTGCGGCCAATCTTGGCGCTGGCTACCATCATGCCTATGCAGACAAAGGCGACGGCTTTTGCCTGATCAACGACATTGCTATCGCCATCCGCGTTTTGCAAAGTCTCGGCTTGGTCAAAAAGGTCCTGGTCATTGACACTGACTTCCATCAGGGCAATGGCACCAGCAAAATCTTTGAGGGTGACGACTCGGTCTACACTCTCGATGTGCACAGCAAAGAAGGCTGGCCCTATCGCAAAGAGAAAAGCTCGCATGATGTCGCCATCAAAAAAGACGAGCACGATCTCTATGTCGAGCGTCTGCGTCGTGCTATCAGCAAAGCACTAAAAAGCTTTACTCCTGATCTGGTCATTTTTGTCCAGGGAGCGGATGCTTACGAGCATGGACAGATTAATAAGGGCGAAGGTTTTGCCCTCAGTCTGGCCACCATGAAAGAGCGCGATGAGCTGGTAATAGACACTTTTAAGGAGCGCAACATCCCCCTGGCTCTGGTCTTTGCTGGCGGCTACGGCGACAAAGCCTGGCTGGCACACTATCAGGGTGTACAGCATCTGCTCATGCGTGCTGGCGCTCTCACTCACAGGACTGACCTTTGA
- a CDS encoding heavy metal-binding domain-containing protein, with the protein MPFWKKESDEEKAQKEYQQASIKELERGALPLGAQHRLKAQAASGSKFFSSTLTAKEYLLACEAGYEPVGQVMGSAFMKVGWRNFCQGFWSSTSEIQALTFAHKQARELAVSRLKQEAALLGAHGVIGVKLETGNFNWSEGLTEFTAIGTAIRLPNSECVKLSKHIPFTSTLSGQEFWQLYENGYWPTSLVLGNCSYYIKGDSQTRSAQMGWFGSLRNQELEAFSSGFVHARKQAVMRLWQDIALNGGDGAVDMDVEYKLERIEYESNRTTYIDMLCNFMAMGTAIVDRPDGKKRIEHTPRFVIDLSRSGLRKLEFDEPLADLVSTDYSSNDDDDDE; encoded by the coding sequence TTGCCATTTTGGAAAAAAGAGTCTGACGAAGAAAAGGCCCAAAAAGAGTACCAACAAGCAAGCATCAAAGAGCTAGAAAGGGGCGCTCTGCCTCTAGGTGCGCAGCACCGTCTCAAGGCTCAAGCAGCTAGTGGTAGCAAATTTTTTAGCAGCACCTTAACTGCCAAAGAATATTTGCTCGCTTGCGAAGCTGGTTATGAACCAGTTGGACAGGTCATGGGCAGTGCCTTTATGAAGGTTGGTTGGCGCAACTTTTGTCAGGGTTTCTGGAGTAGTACTTCTGAAATACAAGCACTGACTTTTGCTCATAAACAGGCACGTGAGCTTGCTGTCAGCAGACTAAAGCAAGAAGCAGCACTGCTTGGCGCGCATGGTGTTATTGGCGTCAAGCTTGAGACTGGCAACTTTAACTGGAGTGAGGGGCTGACTGAGTTTACAGCCATTGGCACAGCGATACGCCTGCCTAATAGCGAATGTGTCAAACTCTCCAAACACATACCTTTTACTTCTACGTTGAGTGGTCAGGAGTTTTGGCAGCTCTACGAAAACGGCTACTGGCCTACGTCTCTAGTGCTCGGCAATTGCTCATACTATATCAAAGGCGATAGTCAAACACGTAGCGCTCAAATGGGATGGTTTGGTAGCTTGCGCAATCAAGAGCTAGAAGCCTTTAGTAGTGGCTTTGTACATGCTCGCAAGCAAGCTGTGATGCGCCTCTGGCAAGATATTGCCCTTAATGGCGGTGATGGCGCTGTGGACATGGACGTTGAATACAAACTCGAGCGTATTGAGTATGAATCCAATCGTACTACTTATATCGATATGCTCTGCAATTTTATGGCTATGGGCACAGCCATTGTGGACAGGCCTGATGGCAAAAAACGCATCGAGCACACGCCTCGTTTTGTTATTGATTTATCCAGGTCAGGTCTGCGCAAGCTGGAGTTTGATGAGCCTCTTGCTGATCTTGTCAGCACAGATTACAGCAGTAACGACGACGATGATGATGAATAG
- a CDS encoding HNH endonuclease, which produces MSKVLVLDNANEPLNICDWKRAASLITTGKATVLEELEEPSSTGTAGGDEGNGAAASKQKRATVIRLKRSVKRPQPRLSPSRRNIFHRDNYTCRYCKARGKGVVLTLDHVTPRCQGGKNSWENLATSCFACNNKKGGRNLEESGMVLTPVPPRPAEVVAFRASMFRRLGMSCPSWDKYLPTAS; this is translated from the coding sequence ATGTCCAAAGTTTTAGTACTCGATAATGCAAACGAGCCTCTCAATATCTGCGACTGGAAACGTGCTGCGTCTCTCATCACCACTGGCAAGGCTACTGTTCTGGAAGAGCTTGAAGAGCCTTCCAGTACTGGTACCGCCGGTGGTGATGAAGGCAATGGCGCAGCAGCTTCCAAGCAAAAACGGGCGACAGTTATCCGGCTCAAGCGCTCTGTGAAGCGCCCGCAGCCCCGACTGTCACCCAGCCGCAGAAATATTTTCCACCGTGATAACTATACCTGCCGCTATTGCAAGGCTCGTGGCAAGGGAGTTGTCCTTACGCTGGATCATGTCACGCCCCGCTGTCAGGGTGGCAAGAATAGCTGGGAAAACCTGGCTACGTCTTGCTTTGCCTGTAACAACAAAAAGGGCGGTCGCAATCTGGAAGAGTCCGGCATGGTGCTCACGCCTGTGCCTCCTCGTCCAGCAGAGGTCGTGGCTTTTCGCGCCTCGATGTTCCGCCGTCTGGGTATGAGCTGTCCCTCCTGGGATAAGTATCTGCCCACGGCGTCTTAA
- a CDS encoding ATP-grasp domain-containing protein: protein MHFIFCASPLDKTKPDEEYRAELSAARQRGETVSLIDFEALAREGDADKALVNLTEPRSGGEMGIYRGWMLSPARYKLLYSALQRRGIELINDPVSYRQCHYLPDWVELFEGRTPKSVWIESDKLSSNLLESVMEKLKIFGSKPVILKDFVKSEKDHWQEACFIPDASDREAVQRVVTRFLELRGDALEGGLVFREYVDLKPLGQRSKSDMLLTREYRLFVFAGKIVYWTPYWEEGDYGDGEPPLGVFAPLARKPESNFFSMDVAQTKADQWVIVELGDGQVSGLPDDSSVDDFYTSLCRSGI from the coding sequence ATGCATTTTATTTTTTGCGCCAGCCCTCTAGATAAGACCAAGCCTGATGAAGAATATCGCGCTGAGCTGAGTGCCGCCAGACAAAGGGGCGAAACAGTCAGTCTCATTGATTTTGAGGCACTGGCACGGGAAGGTGATGCCGACAAGGCGCTCGTCAATTTGACAGAGCCCAGAAGCGGCGGCGAGATGGGGATTTACCGGGGCTGGATGCTCAGTCCCGCCCGTTATAAATTGCTCTACAGTGCTTTGCAGAGACGTGGTATCGAGCTAATCAACGACCCTGTTAGTTATCGGCAATGTCATTATTTGCCTGACTGGGTGGAGCTTTTTGAAGGGCGTACACCCAAGTCGGTCTGGATTGAAAGCGATAAGCTATCCTCCAACTTGCTTGAGTCGGTCATGGAAAAGCTCAAAATTTTTGGCTCAAAACCGGTCATACTCAAGGATTTTGTCAAATCCGAAAAAGATCACTGGCAAGAGGCTTGTTTCATTCCTGATGCTTCCGATAGAGAAGCAGTACAAAGAGTGGTTACGCGCTTTTTGGAGTTGAGAGGCGATGCCCTTGAGGGTGGTCTGGTATTTAGGGAGTATGTTGATCTCAAGCCACTGGGCCAGCGCTCTAAGAGTGATATGCTACTGACAAGAGAGTACCGGCTTTTTGTATTTGCTGGCAAAATAGTCTACTGGACTCCTTACTGGGAAGAAGGCGATTACGGAGACGGCGAGCCGCCTCTCGGTGTCTTTGCGCCACTAGCACGTAAGCCAGAGAGCAATTTTTTTAGTATGGATGTAGCTCAGACTAAAGCTGATCAGTGGGTCATTGTAGAGCTGGGTGATGGTCAGGTCTCAGGCTTGCCTGATGACTCCAGTGTCGATGACTTTTATACAAGTCTTTGCCGTTCTGGTATTTAG
- the msrA gene encoding peptide-methionine (S)-S-oxide reductase MsrA: MAILVGLTLIIAGVKLTATAKPVGGGAHTTKGQKVEKAIFASGCFWKPQFLFSQLPGVVKTQVGYCGGKVDSPDYKQVCTDTTGHAEAVLVEFDPAKITYKDLLAKFFTIHDPTTLNRQGPDVGSQYRSAIFYTNDEQKTEALAALEKAKKEAGGRKVVTEVVAAPTFWAAEDYHQDYFKKHGAVCH, encoded by the coding sequence ATGGCGATATTGGTGGGACTAACCCTGATTATCGCTGGTGTCAAATTGACAGCCACAGCCAAGCCAGTCGGCGGCGGTGCGCACACTACAAAAGGACAAAAAGTGGAAAAAGCGATATTTGCCTCGGGATGTTTTTGGAAGCCTCAATTTCTCTTTAGCCAGCTGCCTGGTGTCGTCAAAACCCAGGTTGGTTATTGCGGTGGCAAAGTTGACAGTCCCGACTACAAACAGGTCTGCACAGACACTACAGGGCACGCAGAAGCGGTGCTGGTAGAGTTTGATCCAGCCAAAATTACATACAAGGATTTGCTTGCCAAGTTTTTTACAATCCATGACCCCACCACGCTCAACCGGCAGGGACCGGATGTGGGCAGTCAGTATCGTTCAGCCATTTTTTATACAAATGATGAGCAAAAAACAGAAGCGCTAGCAGCTCTCGAAAAAGCCAAAAAAGAAGCCGGTGGGCGCAAGGTGGTCACCGAAGTAGTTGCCGCTCCAACGTTTTGGGCAGCTGAAGACTATCACCAGGATTATTTTAAAAAGCACGGAGCTGTTTGCCATTAA
- a CDS encoding N-acetylmuramoyl-L-alanine amidase has protein sequence MRTKALTNIVDRPSPNQSERNGQSVQFIVLHYTAMKTAEAAIERLCDPASQVSSHYVVDEAGVIYRLVPEDKKAWHAGVSHWDGKTDLNVSSVGIEIANPGNVDFPRAQMDAVLALSLDIARRHKVRPFYVVGHSDIAPDRKQDPGELFDWQYLAANKLGVWPSPTAQDYKTSASWGDSQVSGALVRLGFRPGVDLTILLKAFQRHFQPEAFTSGQAGIADVETRARLACLVRRKAIGDGVRASVARKRSARV, from the coding sequence ATGAGAACAAAAGCTCTGACCAATATTGTGGACCGACCATCACCCAATCAGAGTGAACGCAATGGTCAGTCCGTGCAATTTATTGTGCTGCATTACACCGCAATGAAGACTGCTGAAGCCGCCATTGAGCGTCTCTGTGACCCTGCCAGCCAGGTCAGCTCGCATTACGTCGTCGACGAAGCGGGCGTGATTTACAGGCTCGTGCCCGAAGACAAGAAAGCCTGGCATGCCGGGGTTTCGCACTGGGACGGCAAGACCGATCTCAACGTCAGCTCGGTGGGTATTGAGATTGCCAATCCCGGCAATGTCGATTTCCCCCGCGCACAGATGGATGCTGTACTGGCTCTCAGCCTTGATATTGCTCGTCGTCACAAGGTTCGACCGTTCTATGTTGTTGGTCATTCGGACATCGCGCCGGATCGCAAACAAGACCCGGGCGAGCTTTTTGACTGGCAGTATCTTGCGGCAAACAAACTCGGTGTCTGGCCCAGCCCTACTGCACAGGACTATAAGACGTCTGCCAGCTGGGGTGATAGCCAGGTGAGTGGTGCTCTGGTTCGTCTCGGTTTTCGCCCGGGTGTGGACCTGACCATTCTGCTCAAAGCTTTTCAACGACACTTCCAGCCCGAGGCTTTTACCTCTGGTCAAGCTGGTATCGCTGATGTCGAGACGAGAGCGAGACTGGCTTGTCTAGTGCGTCGCAAGGCTATCGGCGATGGTGTCCGGGCGAGCGTTGCGCGTAAGCGTAGTGCACGGGTGTGA
- a CDS encoding response regulator encodes MENPTEDFKILVVDDDQTILAVAQRQLKRLGYSCQTAMNGAQAVLKVTSNHFDLIFMDVQMPEMDGLEAAKLIRKKELESNETTIPIIAMTANPDREGCLSAGMNDYIFKPVMLKDMHDALERWLPGIE; translated from the coding sequence ATGGAAAACCCGACCGAAGACTTTAAAATACTGGTAGTAGACGACGATCAAACTATTCTCGCCGTGGCCCAGAGGCAACTTAAACGCCTGGGCTATAGCTGTCAAACAGCCATGAACGGCGCCCAGGCCGTTTTAAAGGTAACCAGCAACCACTTTGATTTGATTTTTATGGATGTACAGATGCCAGAAATGGACGGACTGGAAGCAGCAAAGCTCATCCGCAAAAAAGAGCTGGAATCAAACGAAACCACCATACCAATTATTGCCATGACAGCCAATCCTGACCGTGAAGGCTGTCTCAGCGCCGGCATGAATGACTACATCTTTAAACCAGTTATGCTCAAAGACATGCATGACGCTCTGGAGCGCTGGCTACCTGGTATTGAATAG